A region of the bacterium genome:
GGCGACGCCAGCCGCCTCATCAACCAGGACAACACCATCAGAGGCGCCATGTACGTGGGCAACGGCCAGATGGGCATGACCAACCACGGTACGCTGCTCGCGGATGACGCTCTGTGGCCGATGATCCTCGACGTCAACGGCGACGGCTTCCTGAACACGGGCACGGTCAGCGTGACCGGCGCCGGGGGCTTGCAGATACTGGCGGGGCCCTTCACGCAGCAGGGCGTCTTCGAGGTCGCGTCCGGCACACGGGCCGACCACGACGACGACTTCATCCAGACCGCCGGCGCCACCACCATCGACGGCACCCTCGACATGGGCTACGGCGACTCCGTCGAATTGCAGGGCGGCGTCTTCGGCGGCGAGGGCCTGGTCGTGGGCGACTTCCACAACACCGGCGGCACCGTCTCGCCCGGCGGCGCGCCCGGCACCCTGACCATCGACGGCGACTACACCCAGAGCCTCGACGGCACCCTGGCCATCGACATCGACGGCACGACCCCCGGATCCGGACACGACGTTCTGGAGATCACGGGCAACGCCGTGGTGGCCGGCGAGGTATCGCTGAACTTCCTGGCCGGTTACACGCTGGCCGTGGACGACACCTTCGTGGTCCTGACCGCCGACTCCGTGGTCGGCGAACTGACGATCGCGCCGGGCGGCGACTTCCCTCCCGGCATCATGCCCTGGGTCGCCGTGCGCGGCAACGATGTGGTCGTGACCATCGAGCAGATCAGCATCACCGGCGTGGAGGATCCCGAAGACGTGCTGCCTCTGGTGCGTCCCTTGAAGGTTTCGCCCAATCCGAGCTCGGGCGGGCAGGTGACCATCGACTACGCGCTGGCGGACAAGAGCGCCAACGAGACCGTGGCCATCTACGACATCGCCGGCCGTTGTGTCCGCACGCTGAGCAG
Encoded here:
- a CDS encoding FlgD immunoglobulin-like domain containing protein gives rise to the protein GNGYSLYVEGTIANQDTLHLDSTSTWSYLNMDNGPVTLTGGGVINGHGGSRYAIIYSTDSSRLINQDNTIRGAMYVGNNQIGVTNHGTLLADHPAWPMMIDPSADGLINTALMRAENGAVMELYAGDYDNTGGVIEAVDNATVKLLAATAITGGTLRTSTGGEFQVDTYGARFIDLTSLGCVRVGNGYSLFLEGTIANQDTIHLDSTSTWSYLYTANGPVTLTGGGVVDGHGGSHYAIIYSGDASRLINQDNTIRGAMYVGNGQMGMTNHGTLLADDALWPMILDVNGDGFLNTGTVSVTGAGGLQILAGPFTQQGVFEVASGTRADHDDDFIQTAGATTIDGTLDMGYGDSVELQGGVFGGEGLVVGDFHNTGGTVSPGGAPGTLTIDGDYTQSLDGTLAIDIDGTTPGSGHDVLEITGNAVVAGEVSLNFLAGYTLAVDDTFVVLTADSVVGELTIAPGGDFPPGIMPWVAVRGNDVVVTIEQISITGVEDPEDVLPLVRPLKVSPNPSSGGQVTIDYALADKSANETVAIYDIAGRCVRTLSSGLKSSGGQMQWNGRSDDGRPVAAGVYFVRLQARGGYEEVKRVTVVR